One part of the Botrytis cinerea B05.10 chromosome 8, complete sequence genome encodes these proteins:
- the Bclcb2 gene encoding Bclcb2 → MNTMPQRLPRNPFASSITPAAITPQSDKPTARRPSTSKGNRLTNFFTSSPKSKEQQSAQAALLSAVAAQQQRLLDNPSPSPASLSLPTISLSTAKAGEVNMDEPPTTLFQPPSVAEAKLQARRDAQFGPLNHPSHKYVSQHHGVLEDPVEDEPPYYYLLTTYISYLVLIIFGHVRDFFGKRFKPEAYRHLTAANGYAALNSDFDNFYVRRLKLRIDDCFARPITGVPGRYITLIDRKTDDFNKNYQYTGTYTETLNLSSYNYLGFAQSEGPCADAVEETIKKYGISSASPRADSGTSDLALEVEDRIAKFVGKPAAMVFSMGFATNATAFPALVGKGSLIISDELNHASIRIGARLSRAMIMSFKHNDMNDLERLLREVISQGQPRTHRPWKKILVVVEGLYSMEGTMVNLPGVLALKKKYKFNLFVDEAHSIGAMGPRGRGVCDYFGIDPAEIDILMGTLTKSFGANGGYISGEKHIIDKLRQTNAATMYGESPTPPVLMQILSALKIISGEIAPGQGEERLQRIAFNSRYLRLGLKRLGFIVYGHDDSPIIPIVLYNPAKMPAFSHEMLRRKISVVIVGYPATPLISSRARFCVSAAHNKDDMDRILAACDEVGDVLQLKFSTGVAGGAEHLPDGVTPEMEKEWQRANGLQGVVKPPRWSLREVIANGVADVKEPLR, encoded by the coding sequence ATGAACACGATGCCTCAAAGACTTCCTCGAAATCCGTTCGCTAGTTCTATCACGCCTGCGGCTATTACACCGCAATCCGACAAGCCTACAGCTCGTAGGCCGTCGACCTCAAAGGGTAACAGATTGACCAATTTCTTCACCTCTTCACCCAAGAGCAAGGAACAGCAATCTGCTCAGGCGGCCCTTCTTTCTGCTGTTGCCGCACAACAACAGCGACTTCTGGACAACCCATCGCCCAGTCCAGCATCTTTATCTCTTCCCACAATCTCCCTCTCCACTGCAAAGGCTGGTGAGGTAAACATGGATGAACCACCCACGACACTTTTTCAACCACCTTCTGTCGCAGAGGCCAAATTACAAGCAAGAAGAGATGCTCAATTTGGCCCATTGAACCACCCAAGTCATAAATATGTCAGCCAGCATCATGGAGTCCTTGAAGATCCAGTTGAGGATGAACCACCATACTATTATCTTCTTACCACATACATAAGTTATTTGGTCTTGATCATATTTGGACATGTTCGGGATTTCTTTGGAAAAAGATTCAAGCCTGAAGCTTACCGACATCTTACCGCTGCCAATGGTTACGCCGCCCTCAACAGCGATTTTGACAATTTCTATGTTCGCAGATTGAAGTTGCGTATTGATGATTGTTTCGCTCGTCCAATTACTGGAGTTCCTGGTAGATATATTACCCTTATCGACCGAAAGACTGATGATTTCAACAAGAATTATCAATACACCGGCACGTATACCGAAACTTTGAATTTGAGTTCTTACAACTATCTCGGATTTGCACAGTCAGAAGGACCATGCGCAGATGCAGTTGAAGAGACAATCAAGAAATACGGAATTAGCTCTGCAAGTCCTCGAGCGGATTCCGGTACTTCGGATTTGGCCTTGGAGGTTGAAGACAGAATTGCCAAGTTTGTTGGAAAACCAGCTGCAATGGTGTTCTCAATGGGTTTCGCTACCAACGCAACTGCTTTCCCAGCTTTGGTTGGAAAGGGCTCACTCATTATTTCCGATGAATTGAATCACGCTTCTATTCGTATTGGTGCACGTCTTTCAAGAGCTATGATCATGTCCTTCAAGCACAATGATATGAATGATTTGGAAAGACTCCTCCGGGAAGTCATCTCTCAAGGTCAACCTAGAACTCATCGACcatggaagaagattttggtTGTAGTTGAAGGTCTATACTCTATGGAAGGTACAATGGTCAACTTGCCGGGAGTCTTGGCTCTCAAGAAGAAGTACAAGTTCAATCTTTTCGTCGATGAGGCTCATTCTATTGGTGCTATGGGTCCACGCGGTCGTGGTGTATGCGATTACTTTGGAATTGATCCTGCCGAGATTGATATCCTTATGGGTACTCTGACTAAATCCTTTGGTGCTAATGGAGGTTATATCTCTGGTGAAAAACACATCATCGACAAGTTAAGGCAAACAAATGCGGCAACCATGTATGGTGAATCACCTACCCCACCAGTCTTGATGCAAATTCTCAGCGCTTTGAAAATTATCTCTGGAGAAATCGCTCCTGGTCAAGGTGAAGAGAGATTACAACGAATTGCATTCAACTCGAGATATCTCCGATTGGGATTGAAGCGTCTCGGTTTCATCGTTTATGGTCATGATGATTCTCCAATTATCCCAATTGTTTTGTACAACCCCGCCAAAATGCCTGCTTTCTCCCACGAAATGCTCCGAAGAAAGATTTCCGTCGTCATTGTCGGTTATCCTGCGACGCCACTTATCTCTTCCCGTGCCCGTTTCTGTGTTTCCGCGGCCCACAACAAGGATGATATGGATCGTATCTTGGCTGCTTGTGATGAAGTTGGCGACGTACTTCAGCTTAAGTTCTCCACTGGTGTAGCCGGTGGTGCAGAACATCTCCCTGATGGTGTTACACCtgaaatggaaaaggagTGGCAAAGGGCAAACGGTCTTCAGGGAGTTGTTAAACCCCCACGCTGGTCGTTGAGAGAAGTCATCGCCAATGGTGTAGCAGATGTCAAAGAACCTTTGCGTTGA